A window of Planktothrix sp. FACHB-1365 genomic DNA:
GTTTTCACTGTGTTTACATCAACTCTTCCCCGACAAAATAATTCAACAGTTGCCGATTTACCGACGGATTTATTTGCAGCGATTCAAGTGTTAAAGCAAGAGTTGAATGCCGTTATTTTAGCGCATTATTATCAAGATCCTGATATTCAAGATATTGCTGATTATATTGGAGATTCTTTGGGGTTATCTCGTCAAGTTGCTCAAACCAATGCAGATGTGATTGTATTTGCAGGGGTTCATTTTATGGCAGAAACCGCCAAAATTTTGAATCCTGATAAATTAGTGTTGTTACCCGACTTAAATGCGGGCTGTTCTTTAGCTGAAAGTTGTCTACCGGATGCCTTTGCTAAATTTAAAGCTCAATATCCTGATCATATTGTGGTGTCTTATATTAACTGCACGGCTGAAATTAAAGCCATGAGTGATATTATTTGCACCAGTTCTAATGCGGTGAATATTGTGCGGCAAATTCCCGAAGATCAACCGATTATTTTTGCTCCAGATCGTAATTTAGGGCGATATGTAATGGCAGAAACCGGACGGGATTTGGTGTTATGGCAAGGGGCTTGTTTGGTGCATGAAAACTTCTCGGAGAAAAAGTTAGTTCAATTGAAAATAGAACATCCTGAAGCGGAAATTATTGCTCATCCTGAATGTGAACCGCCGATTTTACGTCATGCGGATTATATTGGCTCAACAACGGCCTTATTAAACTATGCTCAGAAAAGTCCTAAGTCGAGTTTTATTGTGGTAACGGAACCCGGAATTATTCATCAAATGGAGAAGGAAACCCCCGGTAAATCCTTTATTCCAGCCCCTCCAATGAATAGTTGTTCCTGTAATGAATGCCCCCACATGAGGTTAAATACGTTGGAAAAATTGTATTTATCCATGAAAAATCGTTCCCCTGAAATTACCCTTCCTGAAGAGATTCGCATTGCGGCTTTACGTCCGATTCAACGAATGTTAGAGATGAGTAAATAGTTGTTTATATTCCCAAAAACCCGGTTTCTTCAAGAAACCGGGTTTTTGATTCCTTAACAAATTTCATCAGGATTAATCCCCTGCGATCGCAAAAATTCAGCTAATTTTTCCGCCCGTTGATGTTCTTGTGCTGCAATTTGACGTTCTTGTTCCGCCCGTTGACGTTCCTGTTCAACCTTTTCTACTCCCCAAGGAAGTATATTTCCGGCTTCATCCCACCATCTTAACCAATATCCATTCCGTTGCTCTTTTTCCCCTTGCCAAACCCCTAAAAATAGCTTTAAATCTTCAATCCAATAACGGTTATTCTGATTAATTTTATCCAATTCATAACGGCCTTTTTGTAACGAATGAACTTCTAATTGTCCCGTTATCGGTTCAA
This region includes:
- the nadA gene encoding quinolinate synthase NadA translates to MFTSTLPRQNNSTVADLPTDLFAAIQVLKQELNAVILAHYYQDPDIQDIADYIGDSLGLSRQVAQTNADVIVFAGVHFMAETAKILNPDKLVLLPDLNAGCSLAESCLPDAFAKFKAQYPDHIVVSYINCTAEIKAMSDIICTSSNAVNIVRQIPEDQPIIFAPDRNLGRYVMAETGRDLVLWQGACLVHENFSEKKLVQLKIEHPEAEIIAHPECEPPILRHADYIGSTTALLNYAQKSPKSSFIVVTEPGIIHQMEKETPGKSFIPAPPMNSCSCNECPHMRLNTLEKLYLSMKNRSPEITLPEEIRIAALRPIQRMLEMSK